The Narcine bancroftii isolate sNarBan1 chromosome 11, sNarBan1.hap1, whole genome shotgun sequence genome has a window encoding:
- the LOC138746338 gene encoding glycogen synthase kinase-3 beta-like isoform X2, with the protein MGHGNKVTTEVATPGHGPNIPKVVSCTDVKIIDNGSFGVVYQARLVDSGELIAIKKILQDKRFKNLKLQIVRKLDHTIIVPLLNFYSSVVKKDRSQRQDTTPEEPRIPAEQRTDNIMMA; encoded by the exons atgg gacatggcaataaggtcacaacagaggtggccacaccgggtCACGGACCCAAcatccccaaggtggtgtcctgcacagatgttaaaatcatcgacaatggatcattcggtgtggtgtaccaggcaaggctggtggactccggagagctgattgccatcaagaagatcttgcaggacaagagattcaag aacctcaaactgcagatcgtgcgaaagttggatcacaccatcatcgtccctcttctcaacttctactcctctgtagtcaag AAGgaccgatctcagagacaagacacgactccagaagaacctcgcatcccagctgaacagaggacggacaacatcatgatggcctga
- the LOC138746338 gene encoding glycogen synthase kinase-3 beta-like isoform X1, translated as MGHGNKVTTEVATPGHGPNIPKVVSCTDVKIIDNGSFGVVYQARLVDSGELIAIKKILQDKRFKNLKLQIVRKLDHTIIVPLLNFYSSVVKQKDRSQRQDTTPEEPRIPAEQRTDNIMMA; from the exons atgg gacatggcaataaggtcacaacagaggtggccacaccgggtCACGGACCCAAcatccccaaggtggtgtcctgcacagatgttaaaatcatcgacaatggatcattcggtgtggtgtaccaggcaaggctggtggactccggagagctgattgccatcaagaagatcttgcaggacaagagattcaag aacctcaaactgcagatcgtgcgaaagttggatcacaccatcatcgtccctcttctcaacttctactcctctgtagtcaag cagAAGgaccgatctcagagacaagacacgactccagaagaacctcgcatcccagctgaacagaggacggacaacatcatgatggcctga